From Arachis stenosperma cultivar V10309 chromosome 2, arast.V10309.gnm1.PFL2, whole genome shotgun sequence, one genomic window encodes:
- the LOC130961915 gene encoding protein XRI1-like isoform X2: MDCDNNENGAKEPWDWHRNDCNLEKNSNFGQDISEDLWNDMPQNDEYISYMFEDEEATPVKACGDLGYGVNDSVLDDVQKEVEELRETSSQVKRRRMLQFNIQDSDHSLSSEEMSLAYLKSDEKVDSLMDPFPEVSEWVPGSSEYALGDLPASSYEDLESTEGWLAECLNDAAMQFSPDELNFSGAEDIQIDIAEQNVVQQQQQQVTQTPKRIVFKGRKSFIRTPTKLASSVAYPFAFIKPSGTHGDITLKEINQRIRTPPPSKTKQSSEDPSAYPKSAFSGKPVVNKTKIRTEGGKGSITIMRTKG; the protein is encoded by the exons ATGGATTGCGACAACAATGAGAA TGGTGCTAAAGAACCATGGGATTGGCACAGGAATGATTGTAATCTCGAAAAGAACTCCAATTTCG GCCAAGATATTTCAGAAGATCTATGGAATGACATgccccaaaatgatgaatatATTTCCTACATGTTCGAAGATGAAGAAGCTACACCAGTTAAGGCTTGTGGTGATTTGGGATACGGTGTCAATGATAGTG TTTTGGATGATGTACAAAAGGAAGTAGAGGAGTTGAGGGAGACTTCTTCTCAAGTCAAGAGGCGGCGCATGCTACAATTCAACATCCAGGATAGCGATCATTCTCTTTCCAGTGAAGAGATGTCTTTAGCATATTTAAAATCAGAT GAGAAGGTGGACTCGCTTATGGATCCTTTTCCTGAAGTGTCAGAATGGGTGCCCGGGTCATCAG AATATGCATTGGGAGATTTGCCTGCCTCTAGTTATGAAGACCTTGAGTCAACTGAAGGGTGGCTAGCAGAATGCCTTAATGATGCTGCGATGCAATTCAGTCCTGATGAACT GAACTTTTCAGGGGCAGAAGATATTCAGATTGATATTGCAG AACAAAATGTAGttcagcagcagcagcagcaggtCACTCAAACCCCCAAAAGAATTGTGTTCAAAG GGAGGAAATCGTTTATACGGACACCTACAAAGTTGGCTTCGTCCGTGGCCTACCCATTCGCCTTCATCAAACCTAGTGGTACCCATGGAGACATAACTCTGAAGGAAATTAATCAGCGCATTCGAACACCGCCTCCTTCGAAAACAAAGCAAAGCAGTGAAGATCCATCTGCTTATCCCAAATCAGCCTTCTCTGGGAAGCCTGTTGTTAACAAAACAAAGATACGCACCGAAGGTGGAAAAGGTAGCATCACAATTATGAGAACTAAAGGCTAA
- the LOC130961915 gene encoding protein XRI1-like isoform X1 produces MDCDNNENGAKEPWDWHRNDCNLEKNSNFGQDISEDLWNDMPQNDEYISYMFEDEEATPVKACGDLGYGVNDSVLDDVQKEVEELRETSSQVKRRRMLQFNIQDSDHSLSSEEMSLAYLKSDEKVDSLMDPFPEVSEWVPGSSEYALGDLPASSYEDLESTEGWLAECLNDAAMQFSPDELNFSGAEDIQIDIAELSDITAPSEQNVVQQQQQQVTQTPKRIVFKGRKSFIRTPTKLASSVAYPFAFIKPSGTHGDITLKEINQRIRTPPPSKTKQSSEDPSAYPKSAFSGKPVVNKTKIRTEGGKGSITIMRTKG; encoded by the exons ATGGATTGCGACAACAATGAGAA TGGTGCTAAAGAACCATGGGATTGGCACAGGAATGATTGTAATCTCGAAAAGAACTCCAATTTCG GCCAAGATATTTCAGAAGATCTATGGAATGACATgccccaaaatgatgaatatATTTCCTACATGTTCGAAGATGAAGAAGCTACACCAGTTAAGGCTTGTGGTGATTTGGGATACGGTGTCAATGATAGTG TTTTGGATGATGTACAAAAGGAAGTAGAGGAGTTGAGGGAGACTTCTTCTCAAGTCAAGAGGCGGCGCATGCTACAATTCAACATCCAGGATAGCGATCATTCTCTTTCCAGTGAAGAGATGTCTTTAGCATATTTAAAATCAGAT GAGAAGGTGGACTCGCTTATGGATCCTTTTCCTGAAGTGTCAGAATGGGTGCCCGGGTCATCAG AATATGCATTGGGAGATTTGCCTGCCTCTAGTTATGAAGACCTTGAGTCAACTGAAGGGTGGCTAGCAGAATGCCTTAATGATGCTGCGATGCAATTCAGTCCTGATGAACT GAACTTTTCAGGGGCAGAAGATATTCAGATTGATATTGCAG AGCTCAGTGACATCACGGCACCTTCAGAACAAAATGTAGttcagcagcagcagcagcaggtCACTCAAACCCCCAAAAGAATTGTGTTCAAAG GGAGGAAATCGTTTATACGGACACCTACAAAGTTGGCTTCGTCCGTGGCCTACCCATTCGCCTTCATCAAACCTAGTGGTACCCATGGAGACATAACTCTGAAGGAAATTAATCAGCGCATTCGAACACCGCCTCCTTCGAAAACAAAGCAAAGCAGTGAAGATCCATCTGCTTATCCCAAATCAGCCTTCTCTGGGAAGCCTGTTGTTAACAAAACAAAGATACGCACCGAAGGTGGAAAAGGTAGCATCACAATTATGAGAACTAAAGGCTAA